A region of Fibrobacter succinogenes subsp. succinogenes S85 DNA encodes the following proteins:
- a CDS encoding formylglycine-generating enzyme family protein: MTFSRLLPLLLLVPALTMADEDRNFKLSSENFKVGNALEHATNFAIVLDSSVAISQEPVFPLLPNRLYLRHKNSAKEYLWFSGEAKAEEYKKLHAYNLKENHLGAREVLGLRLYASRQYKAFQDEADIYFDTEYIYSPRVSKLLFMKNGKWEVLKESVHPGMVQILSDEKNLEIVSLSAKMKPGTRSLYPVNPGTYVFSFNAPDQLPYADIGNLQSGEVLTFNVKFPAPDTSVAVTVDSNAAASSSAVASSSSAAVLDSGAVSSSSADSSNSVIAIPDFDAPASSSSVVPVSNVAEAKTAPVVPSVTIEQVQALQTLEETEALYDAFSAEVDKNFKRVDTTEFSKFYPAIKPADSLGLADSGKVYRGYVAHYNLKRSEAQNLWRQKKLGVVSNLYKAFHAKLDSLQALPFQINMMPVAIEKIMKAPDTTIVIDSSKSPADTIMKIVESNKIDSLNLSFGAERERVEVSWKGVVESFPMDSLVTLLAEGNTSLVTTLFLVNNKPVWVFKEGDLVGRYQYRYEKLGFRMGDSLYFGKGEFKLPKHILVEKEVEEWLKRGPESSSSVAPSSSSAAPDTVKTEPVFNVVEHASRGTVALIDSGSFRYRGKVVSMSPFAIHTTEVTQEFFHKIMGLLDSTKRYPDKSAFKGPNKPVQNITWENAQYACKVLGGDLPTEAQWEFAGRAGSNDGYLWTSDDAMGVNKYAVFAGNSFKKGKKDADYGPHDVASKAPNAWGLYDMSGNVAEWTRDNYFAITFSIESSNPTGSFWGTSKVLKGGSWKDKEKKLNMTARDDEDPRYWSDGIGFRCVFTLDKIIQGK; the protein is encoded by the coding sequence ATGACATTTTCCCGACTGCTTCCGCTTTTGTTGCTGGTCCCGGCATTAACAATGGCCGATGAGGATCGTAACTTTAAATTGTCTTCGGAAAATTTTAAAGTCGGTAATGCCTTGGAGCATGCGACCAATTTTGCAATCGTCCTGGACAGTTCCGTGGCGATATCGCAAGAACCCGTGTTCCCGTTGCTGCCCAACCGCCTGTACCTCCGTCATAAAAACTCTGCGAAGGAGTACCTTTGGTTCTCGGGCGAGGCTAAGGCCGAGGAATATAAGAAGCTCCATGCTTACAACCTCAAGGAAAATCACTTAGGCGCTCGTGAAGTGCTAGGCTTGCGTTTGTATGCCTCTCGTCAGTACAAAGCTTTCCAGGACGAAGCGGACATTTACTTTGATACCGAATATATTTACTCTCCACGGGTATCAAAGCTCTTGTTCATGAAGAATGGTAAGTGGGAGGTCTTGAAAGAAAGCGTCCACCCGGGAATGGTGCAAATCCTGTCTGATGAAAAGAACTTGGAAATTGTTTCCCTTAGCGCAAAGATGAAACCGGGAACCAGGTCTCTTTATCCTGTGAATCCGGGAACTTATGTTTTCTCGTTTAACGCCCCTGATCAACTTCCGTACGCTGATATTGGAAACCTCCAGTCGGGCGAAGTCCTCACGTTCAACGTGAAATTCCCTGCTCCCGATACGAGTGTTGCGGTCACTGTTGACTCAAATGCAGCTGCATCTAGTTCTGCAGTGGCATCAAGTTCTAGTGCAGCAGTCCTTGATTCAGGTGCCGTTTCTTCTAGCTCAGCAGATTCTTCGAACTCGGTTATCGCAATTCCTGACTTTGATGCTCCTGCTTCTAGTTCAAGCGTGGTTCCTGTTTCTAATGTTGCCGAAGCAAAAACAGCTCCGGTAGTCCCGTCCGTGACGATTGAACAGGTGCAGGCACTCCAGACGCTTGAAGAAACCGAAGCGCTTTACGATGCGTTCTCCGCTGAAGTTGACAAGAACTTTAAGCGTGTAGATACGACGGAGTTCTCAAAATTCTATCCGGCCATCAAGCCTGCGGATTCCCTTGGACTCGCGGATTCAGGAAAGGTCTATCGCGGTTATGTGGCCCACTACAATCTCAAGCGCTCCGAGGCGCAGAACCTCTGGCGTCAAAAGAAGCTCGGTGTCGTGAGCAACTTGTACAAGGCGTTCCATGCGAAGCTTGATAGCCTCCAGGCGCTCCCGTTCCAAATCAACATGATGCCGGTTGCGATTGAAAAAATTATGAAGGCTCCGGATACGACTATCGTCATAGATTCAAGCAAGTCTCCTGCCGATACCATCATGAAAATCGTTGAATCTAATAAGATTGATTCTTTGAACCTCAGCTTTGGTGCGGAACGAGAACGTGTTGAAGTATCCTGGAAGGGTGTTGTTGAAAGTTTCCCGATGGATTCTCTTGTGACGTTGCTCGCTGAAGGCAACACATCTCTTGTGACGACTTTGTTCCTTGTAAATAACAAGCCGGTATGGGTGTTCAAGGAAGGCGACCTCGTGGGCCGTTACCAGTACCGCTATGAAAAGCTTGGCTTCCGTATGGGCGATTCTCTCTATTTTGGTAAGGGTGAATTTAAGTTGCCTAAGCACATTCTCGTTGAAAAGGAAGTGGAAGAATGGTTGAAGAGAGGTCCAGAGTCTTCTTCGTCTGTGGCTCCGAGTTCTTCTTCTGCCGCACCGGATACGGTCAAGACTGAGCCTGTGTTTAATGTTGTTGAACACGCTTCTCGTGGAACGGTTGCTCTTATTGATTCTGGCTCGTTCCGCTATCGTGGCAAGGTTGTTTCCATGTCGCCGTTTGCAATCCACACAACAGAAGTGACTCAGGAATTTTTCCACAAGATTATGGGACTCCTGGATTCTACAAAGCGTTATCCGGACAAGTCTGCATTTAAGGGTCCGAACAAGCCTGTCCAGAATATTACGTGGGAAAATGCACAGTACGCTTGCAAGGTCCTCGGTGGAGATTTGCCGACTGAAGCCCAGTGGGAATTTGCGGGCCGCGCCGGTAGTAACGATGGCTATCTTTGGACTTCTGATGACGCCATGGGCGTGAACAAGTATGCCGTATTTGCAGGTAATTCCTTTAAGAAGGGGAAGAAAGATGCTGATTATGGTCCGCACGATGTAGCGTCCAAAGCTCCAAACGCATGGGGGCTTTACGACATGTCGGGTAACGTTGCCGAATGGACTCGTGACAATTACTTTGCAATCACGTTCTCTATTGAAAGTTCCAATCCGACCGGTTCTTTCTGGGGTACGAGCAAAGTCTTAAAGGGTGGTTCTTGGAAGGATAAAGAAAAGAAGTTGAACATGACGGCTCGCGATGACGAAGATCCGCGCTATTGGTCTGACGGCATCGGCTTCCGCTGCGTGTTCACGCTCGATAAAATTATTCAGGGGAAATAA
- a CDS encoding MATE family efflux transporter, with protein sequence MLNGPLGRKILRFAVPLAATSILQQLFNAADIAVVGQFAGDKALAAVGANTFVINMLINLFVGISVGVNVVVANSIGAQSYRAITRSVHTSVIVSFISGILLSFIGVFFARPILSAISTPTDVLDLAVRYLQVYFAGIPFVMLYNFVAAILRGKGDTKRPLYVLLATGAINVLLNVLFVAGFGMSVTGVALATVIANALSAGTLFYFLLHEVGPFKLEFWKLKITPVFLGRIMRVGLPAGLQGVVFSFSNVCLQSAINSLGSATVAASAAALTYEFIVYYWLNSFSHACVTFVGQNYGAKNLERCRSAVRWTILLATTSTFALSMLCCYFAKPLLSLYTSDPEIIATGSIRMYVVVGVLFINVFLDVFSGALRGMGQSLAPALTCVVGVCGIRILWVIFVFPQYRSFASLMVVYPVSWIVTIMVLAGIYIYRVKHTHF encoded by the coding sequence ATGTTGAACGGACCCCTCGGTCGTAAGATTCTGAGGTTTGCCGTTCCGCTTGCGGCGACAAGCATTTTGCAACAGCTGTTCAATGCGGCTGACATTGCCGTGGTGGGGCAATTCGCAGGCGACAAGGCGCTTGCGGCGGTCGGTGCGAATACGTTCGTCATCAATATGCTGATAAACTTGTTCGTAGGCATCTCTGTCGGCGTGAATGTCGTCGTCGCGAATTCGATTGGTGCGCAGAGCTATCGTGCCATTACGCGCAGCGTCCACACGTCTGTAATCGTCTCGTTCATTAGCGGGATATTGCTCTCGTTTATCGGAGTCTTTTTTGCGCGGCCGATCCTTTCGGCAATTTCGACCCCTACAGATGTTTTGGATTTGGCAGTGCGCTATCTGCAAGTCTATTTTGCGGGTATTCCGTTTGTCATGCTGTATAACTTTGTGGCGGCAATCCTGCGTGGCAAAGGCGATACAAAACGCCCGCTTTACGTGCTCCTTGCGACGGGCGCTATCAACGTGTTGCTGAATGTCCTCTTTGTCGCAGGCTTTGGCATGAGCGTTACGGGTGTCGCGCTTGCGACCGTGATTGCAAATGCGCTGAGTGCGGGGACGTTATTCTACTTCTTGCTTCACGAAGTCGGACCGTTCAAGCTCGAATTCTGGAAGTTGAAAATTACGCCTGTGTTTCTCGGGCGCATTATGCGTGTGGGGCTCCCGGCGGGGCTTCAGGGCGTTGTGTTCTCGTTTAGCAATGTCTGCCTCCAGTCGGCTATCAATAGCCTTGGTTCTGCAACTGTAGCGGCATCTGCTGCGGCTCTCACTTACGAGTTCATTGTCTATTACTGGCTCAATTCATTCTCGCATGCGTGCGTGACGTTTGTGGGGCAAAATTACGGGGCGAAAAATCTGGAGCGCTGCCGTAGTGCAGTCCGGTGGACCATTTTGCTAGCGACTACATCTACGTTTGCGTTGAGCATGCTTTGCTGTTACTTTGCAAAGCCTTTGCTTTCGTTGTATACGTCCGATCCTGAGATTATTGCGACGGGTTCTATCCGCATGTACGTCGTGGTTGGCGTGCTGTTCATCAACGTCTTTTTGGACGTTTTTTCAGGCGCGTTACGAGGCATGGGGCAGTCTTTGGCTCCGGCGCTGACTTGCGTGGTGGGTGTCTGCGGTATACGAATCCTCTGGGTTATTTTTGTATTCCCGCAGTACCGTTCCTTTGCGTCGCTGATGGTGGTGTACCCGGTGAGCTGGATTGTCACCATTATGGTCTTGGCTGGGATATACATTTACAGGGTAAAACACACCCATTTTTAA
- a CDS encoding DUF4423 domain-containing protein: MAEIFDYDDYRDMIKDYYLEHKKHNSLYSFSTLGKTLGLDSSHAYYIVQKKRNLPVHAVPAAKKMLGLDGRGAAYFDLLIVASRTKSEKTKAEILQKAFQLRDVKRHLLKDNELKYLSAWWTIVVRALIEVKHGNVDIPEIASSVIPPITEEQAQESIEILKSLGFIQPINNNSKVRLADPHITVQGAEKAEAIRSFHSKVMQFGIRSLNEIPPENRDISTITMAVDSKGFEDLKKMLKEFRKEIQIRVDKCIVPDRVMQLNLALFPVALNKKKEK, from the coding sequence ATGGCAGAAATCTTTGATTACGATGACTACCGGGATATGATCAAGGATTATTACTTGGAGCATAAGAAACACAACTCCTTGTATTCCTTCAGCACTCTCGGCAAAACGCTTGGCTTGGATTCAAGTCATGCGTACTATATAGTTCAGAAAAAGCGCAATCTCCCCGTCCACGCAGTCCCCGCAGCAAAAAAAATGCTCGGACTTGATGGTCGCGGGGCCGCATACTTTGACTTGTTGATTGTCGCATCGCGCACGAAGTCCGAAAAGACAAAAGCAGAAATTCTGCAAAAGGCATTCCAGCTCCGCGACGTGAAGCGCCACCTGCTCAAGGACAACGAGCTCAAGTATCTAAGCGCCTGGTGGACTATCGTCGTAAGAGCGCTCATCGAAGTGAAACACGGCAACGTGGACATCCCGGAAATCGCAAGTAGCGTGATTCCGCCCATCACCGAAGAACAGGCGCAAGAAAGCATTGAGATTTTGAAGTCGCTCGGCTTTATCCAGCCGATCAACAACAACAGCAAAGTCCGCCTCGCCGACCCGCACATCACGGTTCAAGGCGCCGAAAAGGCCGAAGCCATCCGCAGTTTCCATTCGAAGGTCATGCAGTTTGGCATCCGCTCGCTCAATGAAATTCCGCCAGAAAACCGAGACATTTCGACCATCACCATGGCGGTTGACTCCAAGGGCTTTGAAGACCTCAAGAAGATGCTCAAGGAATTCCGCAAAGAAATCCAAATTCGCGTCGATAAGTGCATTGTCCCCGATCGCGTTATGCAGTTGAACCTCGCTTTATTCCCCGTCGCACTCAATAAGAAGAAGGAAAAATAA
- a CDS encoding asparaginase, with product MKNIVILATGGTIAGAGELGKNIGYKSGSIKAQTLIDAIPELKNVANICVEQVCNINSDDVTSEIWIALAKRIQELLLRDDVDGIVIMHGTDTMEETALFLSLTLGGSAPSAAEIAAKPVIMTGSMRPATAAEPDGPANLLFAVKSVVEMSAKNDATVYVAFAGKLMDARLVQKIHANDLDAFAELSSRTSFRDRHLVNAKKSFDISNLRELPRVTVLYFNADADAELVRFAAERSAGLIIAGAGAGEFSRAWADAITDAVAEKNIPVVISTRINRGSIVPEQLLVPETIAAYDLPPAKVAVLLRLALTVTNDPAEIQKIYQMYT from the coding sequence ATGAAAAATATTGTGATTCTCGCGACGGGCGGTACAATTGCTGGCGCGGGCGAGCTAGGTAAAAATATTGGGTACAAGTCGGGCTCAATCAAGGCACAAACGCTGATTGATGCGATTCCGGAATTGAAAAATGTGGCAAATATTTGCGTGGAGCAAGTTTGCAATATCAATTCGGACGATGTTACTTCTGAAATCTGGATTGCTTTGGCGAAGCGGATTCAGGAACTCTTGCTGCGCGATGATGTGGATGGTATCGTGATTATGCACGGGACTGATACGATGGAAGAAACCGCTTTATTCTTGAGTTTGACGCTAGGTGGTTCTGCTCCAAGTGCCGCCGAAATTGCCGCGAAGCCCGTGATTATGACCGGCTCAATGCGCCCCGCAACTGCAGCGGAACCTGACGGCCCTGCAAACCTCCTCTTTGCCGTGAAAAGTGTTGTGGAAATGAGCGCGAAAAATGATGCGACCGTTTACGTTGCTTTTGCAGGTAAATTGATGGATGCTCGCTTGGTGCAAAAAATTCACGCGAATGATTTGGATGCGTTTGCTGAATTGTCATCCCGGACTTCGTTCCGGGATCGCCATCTCGTAAATGCAAAAAAATCGTTCGATATCTCGAACTTGCGCGAATTGCCGCGCGTTACCGTTCTTTACTTTAACGCCGATGCCGATGCCGAACTCGTACGCTTTGCGGCGGAACGTTCGGCAGGGCTTATCATTGCTGGTGCGGGAGCCGGTGAATTTTCTCGCGCATGGGCGGATGCGATTACTGATGCTGTTGCAGAAAAGAATATTCCCGTCGTGATTTCGACGCGAATCAATCGCGGTAGCATTGTCCCGGAACAGCTTCTTGTGCCAGAAACGATTGCTGCTTACGATTTGCCTCCTGCAAAAGTCGCCGTGCTTTTGCGCCTTGCATTAACCGTCACGAATGATCCCGCAGAAATTCAAAAAATCTATCAAATGTATACATAG
- the dtd gene encoding D-aminoacyl-tRNA deacylase, whose product MKFLIQRVTKAQVDIEGQTVGKIDNKGFLVLIGVGEGDTREIADRFIKKMLALRIFADENGKTNLSIKDVGGSLLLVSQFTLYANCNKGNRPTFNGAGNPTLANELYEYIIEQCKKEVAIVETGKFGADMQVSLVNDGPFTIMLE is encoded by the coding sequence ATGAAATTTTTAATTCAGCGAGTCACTAAGGCTCAAGTCGATATTGAAGGTCAAACTGTCGGTAAAATTGATAACAAGGGATTTCTTGTGCTGATTGGCGTAGGCGAGGGCGATACCCGCGAAATAGCCGACCGCTTCATCAAGAAAATGCTTGCACTCCGCATCTTTGCCGACGAAAACGGAAAGACGAACCTCTCCATCAAAGATGTCGGCGGCTCGCTTTTGCTCGTTTCTCAATTTACGTTGTATGCCAATTGCAATAAGGGCAATCGCCCGACATTTAATGGCGCTGGCAACCCGACGCTAGCCAATGAACTGTACGAGTACATCATCGAACAGTGCAAAAAAGAAGTTGCCATTGTCGAAACCGGAAAATTCGGTGCCGATATGCAAGTGAGCCTCGTCAACGACGGCCCATTTACTATAATGCTAGAGTAA
- the ychF gene encoding redox-regulated ATPase YchF has translation MGFKCGIVGLPNVGKSTIFNAITNAGAESANYPFCTIDPNVGMVSVPDARLDELVKVYNPKSIVPAVTEFVDIAGLVKGASKGEGLGNQFLTHIRECEAIMEVVRCFDDENIIHVNGSVDPIRDVEVIETELILKDLDTVEKRLATEAKSARTGNAEAKARLAACELLKTTMEEGRAARTVMHDSEEMEGIVKDLGLLTAKPLFYCANVKEDDILTGNAYVDQLKEYASKHGHDVIVISGKIEEELSAMEPADKIEFLKELGMKESGLDSVVRKGYEILGLRTFFTAGEKECRAWTFHAGFKAPQCAGVIHTDFERGFIRAETLSYADFLKHGSWNAAKEAGLVRTEGKEYLVQDGDIMYFLFNV, from the coding sequence ATGGGTTTTAAATGCGGCATCGTAGGCCTCCCGAACGTAGGCAAGAGCACAATCTTCAACGCAATCACTAACGCAGGCGCAGAATCCGCCAACTATCCGTTCTGCACCATCGACCCGAACGTCGGCATGGTCAGCGTCCCGGATGCCCGCCTCGATGAACTTGTGAAGGTCTACAACCCGAAATCCATCGTCCCGGCCGTTACAGAATTCGTAGATATTGCAGGTCTTGTAAAAGGCGCTTCCAAGGGCGAAGGTCTCGGCAACCAGTTCCTCACCCACATCCGCGAATGCGAAGCCATCATGGAAGTGGTGCGCTGCTTTGACGACGAAAACATCATCCACGTGAACGGTTCTGTGGACCCGATCCGCGACGTCGAAGTGATTGAAACGGAACTCATCCTCAAGGACTTGGACACTGTCGAAAAGCGCCTCGCTACCGAAGCTAAGAGTGCACGTACCGGCAACGCCGAAGCCAAGGCACGCCTCGCCGCTTGCGAACTTTTGAAGACGACGATGGAAGAAGGCCGCGCCGCCCGCACCGTGATGCACGACAGCGAAGAAATGGAAGGCATCGTCAAGGACCTCGGACTCCTTACCGCAAAGCCGCTCTTCTACTGCGCCAACGTGAAGGAAGACGACATCCTCACCGGTAACGCTTATGTGGACCAGCTCAAGGAATACGCCTCCAAGCACGGTCACGACGTGATTGTCATCAGCGGTAAGATCGAAGAAGAACTTTCCGCCATGGAACCGGCTGACAAGATCGAATTCCTCAAGGAACTCGGCATGAAGGAATCCGGACTCGATTCCGTTGTCCGCAAGGGTTACGAAATTCTCGGCCTCCGTACGTTCTTCACCGCAGGCGAAAAGGAATGCCGCGCCTGGACGTTCCACGCAGGCTTCAAGGCCCCGCAGTGCGCAGGCGTCATCCACACGGACTTCGAACGTGGCTTTATCCGCGCCGAAACTTTGAGCTACGCCGACTTCCTCAAGCACGGCAGCTGGAACGCCGCCAAGGAAGCAGGTCTCGTCCGTACGGAAGGTAAGGAATACCTCGTGCAGGATGGCGACATTATGTACTTCCTGTTCAACGTGTAA